In the Cryptococcus neoformans var. neoformans JEC21 chromosome 1, complete sequence genome, one interval contains:
- a CDS encoding heat shock protein sks2 (heat shock cognate protein hsc1), putative: MSAEDVFEGAIGIDLGTTYSCVGVWQNDRVEIIANDQGNRTTPSYVAFTEGERLIGDAAKNQSAMNPLNTIFDAKRLIGRRYDDADVKKDMKHWPFSVIDKDGSPYVEVDYLNEKKTFSPQEISAMVLTKMKEIAEAKIGKTVKKAVVTVPAYFNDSQRLATKDAGAIAGLEVLRIINEPTAAAIAYGLDEKTEEERNVLIFDLGGGTFDVSLLTIQGKVFSVKATAGDTHLGGEDFDNNLLEHFKAEFKRKTKLDISDDARALRRLRSACERAKRTLSSVTQTTVEVDSLYQGNDFSSNITRARFEEINAVAFKSTVDPVEKVLKDSKIPAAKVDDIVLVGGSTRIPKIQSLVSEYFGGRQLNKSINPDEAVAYGAAVQAAVLTGQTSDKTADLLLLDVAPLSLGVAMQGDVFGVVLPRNTPIPSNKSRVFTTVEDNQTTVMFPVYEGERTQCKDNRLLGEFELSGIPPMPRGQAELVCTFEVDANGLLKVSAQDRASGRKAQITIQNSVGRLSSEEIQAMIKDAEQFKNADKDFSARHEAKSDLEAYLHTCEQSISAPELSMKIKRGARAAVESEIAKALEKLEQEDATADELKKAQLGVKRAMQKAMASAR; encoded by the exons ATGTCCGCTGAAGACGTTTTCGAGGGTGCCATTGGTATCG ACCTTGGTACTACCTACTCTTGTGTCGGTGTCTGGCAAAACGACCGAGTCGAG ATCATCGCCAACG ACCAGGGTAACCGAACCACCCCTTCTTACGTCGCTTTCACTGAGGGCGAGCGTTTGATCGGTGATG CCGCCAAGAACCAGTCTGCCATGAACCCCCTCAACACCATCTTCGACGCCAAGCGATTGATCGGCCGACGATACGACGACGCTGACGTTAAGAAGGACATGAAG CACTGGCCCTTCTCTGTCATTGACAAGGACGGCTCTCCTTACGTTGAGGTTGACTACCTcaacgagaagaagactttCTCTCCCCAGGAGATCTCCGCCATGGTTCTTaccaagatgaaggagatcGCTGAGGCCAAGATTGGCAAGACCGTCAAGAAGGCCGTCGTTAC CGTCCCTGCCTACTTCAACGACTCTCAGCGTCTCGCCACTAAGGATGCCGGTGCCATTGCTGGTCTTGAGGTGCTCCGTATCATCAACGAGCCTACCGCTGCCGCTATTGCCTACGGTCTTGACGAGAAGACCGAGGAGGAGCGAAacgtcctcatcttcgaCTTGGGTGGTGGTACTTTCGACGTCTCCCTCCTTACCATTCAGGGCAAGGTCTTCTCTGTCAAGGCCACCGCTGGTGACACTCACCTTGGTGGTGAGGACTTCGACAACAACCTCCTTGAGCACTTCAAGGCTGAGttcaagaggaagaccaAGCTTGACATCTCTGACGACGCTCGTGCTTTGCGACGATTGAGGTCTGCTTGTGAACGTGCTAAGCGAACTCTCTCTTCCGTTACTCAGACCACCGTCGAGGTCGACTCTCTCTACCAGGGTAACGACTTCTCTTCCAACATCACCCGTGCCAGGTTCGAAGAGATCAACGCTGTCGCTTTCAAGTCCACTGTTGACCCCGTCGAGAAGGTCCTCAAGGACTCCAAGATCCCTGCCGCCAAGGTTGACGACATTGTCCTTGTTGGTGGTTCTACCCGTATCCCCAAGATCCAGTCTCTCGTCTCCGAGTACTTCGGTGGTCGTCAGCTCAACAAGTCCATCAACCCCGACGAGGCTGTTGCTTACGGTGCTGCCGTCCAGGCTGCCGTCCTCACCGGTCAGACTTCCGACAAGACCGCcgacctcctccttctcgatgtcgcccctctctcccttgGTGTTGCCATGCAGGGTGACGTCTTCGGTGTTGTTCTCCCCCGAAACACTCCCATCCCCTCCAACAAGTCTCGAGTCTTCACCACTGTCGAGGACAACCAGACTACCGTCATGTTCCCTGTCTACGAGGGTGAGCGAACCCAGTGCAAGGACAACCGACTCCTTGGAGAGTTCGAGCTTTCTGGTATTCCTCCTATGCCCCGAGGCCAGGCCGAGCTTGTTTGCACCTTTGAGGTTGACGCTAACGGTCTCCTCAAGGTCTCTGCTCAGGACCGTGCCTCTGGCCGAAAGGCTCAGATCACCATCCAGAACTCTGTTGGCCGACTTTCTTCCGAGGAGATCCAGGCTATGATCAAGGATGCTGAGCAATTCAAGAACGCCGACAAGGACTTCTCTGCTCGTCACGAGGCCAAGTCTGACCTTGAGGCCTACCTCCACACCT GCGAACAATCTATCTCCGCCCCTGAACTTTCTATGAAGATCAAGCGAGGAGCTCGTGCTGCCGTTGAGTCTGAGATTGCCAAGGCTCTCGAGAAGCTTGAGCAGGAGGATGCCACCGCCGACGAGCTCAAGAAGGCTCAGCTCGGTGTCAAGAGGGCTATGCAGAAGGCCATGGCTTCTGCCCGTTAA